The Aerosakkonema funiforme FACHB-1375 nucleotide sequence TCCCCAGCCAAGGAGAAACCGTGCTGCTATCTAAAGGCTTTGAAGTTGAAATGTATACCGGGACGCCACAAGGAGATATTGTTGGCCTCTCAGACAAGATTGTGGCAAACCTGGACGGATTTGTCACAGAGCCAGATAGCCGCAATGTGGAATACACTACCGCTCCTTTGTATTCCTACGATCGGCTGTTGTGTGCCTTAGTGCGTCCTCGCCAGCGACTGCGGGCGTATTTAAAACGCTTGGGCGACTACACTCTCATTCCGGGAAGTACCCTATCTTTAGGACCGAGCGATCGCTTTTGGCGTTCCGATCCCAACAACCCTTACCACACCTACATCGAAAACACTTACGGCACTAACGTCGTTACTGCCAGCATCCACATCAATATCGGCATCAGCAATCCAGAATTACTGATGCGGGCCATTCGCCTCATCCGCGTGGAAGCACCCCTCTACCTCGCCTTAAGTGCCTCTTCTCCTTTTCTCGACGGTAAGGCGACCGGCTATCATTCCACCCGCTGGGGGCTTTTCCCCAAAACTCCAGCCTATGTGCCCCTCTTTGAAAGCCACGCTCACTTTATTCAGTGGACAGAAGCTCAACTAGCTGCCGGGACAATGCAGAATGTCCGCCATCTCTGGTCATCTGTCCGACCGAATGGCAATCGGCGTCCCTACGATCTCAACAGGCTGGAATTGCGAATTTGCGATTTAATCGTCGATCCGATCGCTCTGCTGGCAGTCACAGCATTGTTAGAGGCGCGTCTCCAACAAATGATGGCCGATCCCAGCCTCGATCCCCTAGAAAAAAGTCAATTATCCTCAGACGATCTGACCTCCCTTACCGATGCTAACGAAGCTGCTGCTGCACGGGATAGTCTAAATGCCTCCCTCAGACATTGGCACGATGGCAGAGAGATATTGGCACGAGATTGGATAATGGAACTTTACCAGCAAGTTTTACCTGTTGCCAGAGAACAAGGCTTCAGTTGTTTTCTCTCTCCCCTGACCAAAATTCTCCGCGAAGGTAATACAGCAACTCAGTGGATCGAACTACACCGAGAAGGTATGGATGTTCGCCGCGTTATCTCTGGAGCTATCCAAGCAATGCTTTTCCAAGAAGGAGAGTTGGAAGATAAGCTTTGCCAGGAGATTTTAGTAGCTTAAGCTACCCCAGTTTCTGTTTCGCTCATTCTGATGCTCCTGTCGGGCATCAGAATATTTAATCGATTCTATTTTAGAGAAACATATAAAAAATATATATAATAAACCTCTGCCTTCGGGTAGATTTTATCCAAGCGAGGTTGTTTACTTGATGTCTGATTCCGACTATTTTTAAGCCTCATGCCGTATGTTGTCTTAATTAACCCACAAATACCCCCCAATACCGGTAATATTGCCCGAACCTGCGCTGCCACGGCCACAGAATTGCATTTGGTAGGGCCGCTGGGCTTTGAAATTACCGATCGATATCTTAAACGAGCAGGTTTGGATTACTGGCCATACGTGAAGTTGCACTATCACCAAAGCCTCGAAGATTTTCAAACCTTTCACAGCCAACGCGGGGGAAGATGGATTGGATTCAGCACTTCCGGAAGGTGCAGCTATGTTAGCTTCCCATTTGAAAATAATGACTGGCTTTTGTTTGGCAGCGAAACCACAGGATTATCGCCGCACGTACTGAAGGCTTGTGCGGAAACTGTCTGCATACCGATGGCGTCACCCGGTGTGCGGAGCTTGAATCTTTCCGTTAGTGTCGCAGTTGGGCTGTTTGAAGCTCGTCGGCAACTCGGACAATTGGGATAAATTTTATACCTGCTTATTTCTAGTTCCGAAAGGCGATCGATACTATATCTGCATATGAGTGTATGAATATGCCGCCGATCCGGATCGGGCTGAGGACTGCCTGACTATAGGTGTAGTCAAAAAAACCCACGCAATTCCACATCGAAGTTCCCAAATCATGCACTATCCACAGAAAAGATTTAGTTTGGCTAAGATAAGAAATTTCTATCGTTATCCCCCTTGTCAGGGCCTGCTCAATTGATAGATTTTATTCATTTTAAAAAGGCCGCTTCTCACCTAGCCAAAAAAATGTAGTAAGTTGTTGCAGAACTCCTATTCGCTTTTGAGTACCTACAGTGATGCCCTACAGCAAATCTGGAAACCTACTCAATTCTACGGTTGTAGTTTGATAGGGATTAGGTTTAGATCTGTGTTAAAACCAACACTGTATACGTATTTCAGAGGGTGTGCTACAAAAGTCACAACACAGAAAAGTTGGTTGTCTGTATTGTCTTTTCAGGCAAAATCTTGTTTGTTATTGATGGTGTGTCTTCACTACAACAGGGCAAATGTCTGCGGTACTATGGTGCCTCAGTTGGTGCAGGAGTATCCCGGCACTTTCACAACAGAGCCAAACTCCATGCCCTGTCACAGTCTCGTAAAGGTAGCCCTGGCAGGTGAAATATGCTAGGCAAAATTTATTAAGTCTTGTAAACTTGTCTAAATTCAAAAACCAGGGTAACCTTGCCTAAGTATGTTTACCGCAAGTGATCCAGATCGGTTCAAAGAAGTGATCCGAATCATTGATAGGTAAACTTAGACGGCATCCATCAGGGACAGTTAAACGCTAGTGATCGTAGGAGGTCGTTTTTTGAAACGAGCATTGACGCAAAAGGTTAATCCAATCCCTGCCTGTGAGGTAGACAATTCTGCAATGGTGGGACATCTAAAGCCCATTCCACCAGAGGTTAACCGTCGGGCTCGCACCTCTGCTGCCATGATTGGCTTGGCTATCTCAATGGGTGCGTCTAGCCTGTTAATTCCACAGCAGGGCGATAGCGCAATGGCCACCGAACCTGGGGCGGGCAACAGCGCTTTATCAACACTTCCCTCAGTGCAGGGAGAGGCAGGAGCAGTCACCGCTTTAGAAGCGAAATCGGCACCGGAAACAGCCGAAGCGGCTCAGCAACTACCCCTGCTACAGTCCCATAAAGCACAAGAATGGCAACCGACTGGCGTAGAAACCAGTGCCGCTAGAGAGTCCGAGCCGATTCAAAAGGTTACGTTCAACCAGTCTGAAAACACTAACCGGGTGGAGCCAGACAACACAGCCACAAACGATCGTCCCGGCTCCACCGCAACAGCGAAAAGTACTTCGCACGATGGCATCAGTAACGACATCAAGGTAGGCGATATCGTTACCTCCCAGTCCGAATCCTACAACGTCGGACAAAATCAATCCAGACAATCTGCGGCACCAGAAGCATCTGGCGCTATGGCAGGCGAATCGGCTACAGCTGCTGCCGATGATGTCAACAACCTTTTAAGGGCAAAACAAGCAGTGGCTCTCAATCGTCTGAGAGAGTCATCGAACCGTTTGAGAGCCAGTTTGGCGGAGTGGAAGTCTGAGGAGTTAGAAAATACATCCGCTCAAGTTTCTGAGCCTGCTGCACCAGCTGTAGTTGCGGAGCATTTGAAACCTGTAGTCGAACAAGCCCCTGCTTCTGTAGAAGTGCCTAATTGGCAACCCAAGTTGGCAGCGGTTGAGCCAGCAGTAACAAAAGCATCGCCCGTTGATACAGCTGCGGAACCAGCGCCAGAAGTCTGGGAAGCAAGTGTAGTATCCCAGCCAGCTGTATCCGCACCGACAATGGTTTACCAGGTTAAACCAGGGGACACCATCGGTACGATCGCCCGCAATTATGGCATGAGTGTATCCGCTCTAGCTAAAGCCAACGATTTAGACAATCCCAACCACATTCAGGTTGCACAGCTAATCTCCATTCCGCAATCTCAGTCGAGCGCAGTAACAGCTCCTGTGCCAGCGGCAAATCCCTTTGAGTCTGAGCCCGTTTCTCCCAATTTTGCCGCTCGCAATCGGTCAAGTGCTTCCTCAAAAGCTAAAGTACCGATCGTTACCGCTTTGACACCCGTTACTGCGGTAGATAATATCTCAGCTCCTACAGTACCCCCAGCAAATTGGACTCCCAGCGCCCCTGTCGCCTCAGCATCAGCTAGCTCTGGCACAGACGCTGTACCGCCTGGGTACAAAGGTCTTAAATACGAAGTTCCAGAACATATATCTAGAACAAAGCAGACATCTGAGGTTCCTGTTGGCAAGAACTTCCAGTTAAACACACCTTCAGGTGAACCTTCCCTATTTGCCGAGAACGAGCCGAACCAGGGGCTGCAAGCCAGTTCAAATCAGCAAAATAACCCCTACGTCGAGCGCTTGCGGGCTGAAATATTGCAACTTCGGGAGCAATACAAACATCAGCAAGGGAGCGATACGCTGCAACGCATGACATCAATGCGTCGGCCTTATCCAACACCAAATCCGACACCTGCGTTCGCACCGTCTTCTCCCACTCCCGAACCGCGCCCTTCCTCGACATATTCTCCCAGTCCTGTCAAACCGGAGTTGAGCCGGAATCAGAATAACGAGCCTTTACAGACACAAATCCAAAGACCTGCAAGACAGCCATCTCAACAGGCTCCTATTCAGATTCCAGTACCCGAAGCAGGGGCAGTTCCAGCTAAAAGACAGCAGCAACTGGTTGCTACCGCTCCGCTGGGGCCGGAAGTATATCAACCCTACAATCAACCGGCACCGAGAATGGTGGCTCCTGAGTTACCTCCCCTTCAAGGCCCGGATAACTATCTACCTGATGGCGTAAACCCCAACTTTAACGGGTACAACTGGCCTACTAGAGGCGTCCTGACGTCAGGGTTCGGTCGCCGCTGGGGACGGATGCACAAGGGGATTGACATTGCAGCTCCTACCGGAACGCCTATTGTGGCTTCTGCTCCTGGGGTTGTGGTCTACGCACGCTGGAATTCTGGTGGCTATGGCAATTTGGTAGACATCAGACACTCTGATGGCAGTCTGACCCGTTACGGTCATAACAGCCGCATTTTTGTCCAAGAAGGGCAAGTGGTTGAGCAAGGTCAACAGATCGCCGCTATGGGTAGCACAGGCTACAGCACAGGCCCTCACTGTCACTTTGAGATCCATCCACCAGGACAGGGTGCTGTTAACCCAATGGCTTTCCTACCCCGTCGTTAGTTTTTTAGCGATCGCATCAGCCATAATCGGGGAGTCAAACGACTCCCCACTTTTTTTGCAGAAGGGCTAGTAATTTTTGAGAAGTTTATGTTATATTAATAAAGGTCTAGAAACACATGGCTCAGTAGCTCAGTTGGTTAGAGCGCGGGACTCATAAGCCTGAAGTCGTTGGTTCAAATCCGACCTGAGCCATTTACAGAAGTTTTCAGTTTAACAAAACCGCGAAATTCCCCATCCCTCTTAGTGGTGGGGATGGATAGCGGGGAAAAATTAGGGGGTCGCTAGCCAAATCTGGCTGGAAAGCCAATACTAATGGTAAGAATGGTAGTGTCGCTCTCAATGATTTAGGCATCACGCTTAAAATGCGTGGTAAAGCTAAACAGTGGGGGAATCCTACTACTTTAACCATTGTGTACAAACCAATGTCTAAGCTCTACCAATTCGACTGGAAAGCGTAAGCATACTGGTTCGATGCGGCAACTTGGGCAGATGAAACGTCAAAAATCTTGTCGTAATTCGGATGGGATTTTAGAAACCCCGTCCGTCACTTGCGGCGGGGTAGTTCATACTGATTGAAATTCTGTCCGCCCTTAAGGGGCGGATACTGAATCACTTTCAGTCATGCCAGTGGCGCATAATTTCCGCAACTGACCAAGCTTGTGCAAAGGCTCCTTGGGCAGAATGGGGAATATCGCCGTCAAAAATTTCCGAAATCGAACCCAAACAAGCCTCGTTTTGAAAGTGTTGCTGTAGAAGTTGCCAATCGAAGGGTAGTGGCGCATCGGGATAAAAGCGTTTCCAAGCTCTAACAAAAGGCCCAATCAGCCAACTCCAAACCGTACCCTGATGGTAGGCGCGATCGCGGTGAATGCAATCGCCACCATAACGCCCAATATAATCTGGATCGGAGGGATCGAGACTGCGTAAACCGTAAGGAGTTAAAAGACGATCGCGTGCCACCCGCAACACCTGACGAGCTCGCTCCTCCGCAAACCCGCAATGATGTAGAGACAGGGCTAAAACAGCATTCGGGCGAATCTGGGGATTGGGGCGGGAATCCGGCTCGATCGTATCGTAAAAATAGCCGGTTTCCGGATTCCAAAACTGTTTGAGCGATACCTTAACCTGTTCTGCTTGCAGGGTGTAGCGTTCCGCTTGTTTGAGAAAGCTTTCCCGCTTGTCTTGCTTTTCCCTTGCCAAACGATTGGCCCACTCGGTCGCCCAACACAAAGCCGAGTACCATAGGGCATTGATTTCGATCGGTTTGCCCCGCCGAGGTGTGATGGGTTGACCGTCAATCACCACATCCATCCAGGTAAGGGCGACACCAACAGCATCCCAAGCAAGCAACCCATCAGTAGCATCGACTTGAATGTTGTAAATAGTACCGCCACAGAAAGCTTTGTATATCTGTCGCACCACAGCATATTGCTCAACCAAAAAATCCCAATCCTGTGTTGCTTCTAAGTAAAGTCCCAGTATTTCTATCCACCAAAGGGCAGCATCGATACTGTTATAAAATGGCTCAGAGCCAGCATCAGGGAAAGTATTGGGAATTAAGCCCGATTTACAGTAACGACCGAAGGTTTGCAGCAATCCTTTTGCCAAATCAAAGCGTTGAGTTGTCAGCGCCAGTCCTGGTAAAGCAATCAGCGTATCCCGTCCCCAATCGTTAAACCACGGATAACCTGCAATTACAGTCGGGCCCGCAATTGAAGCTCGGTAGGCAATAAATCGATCGCCTGCTTTTAGTAGCTGATGCCAAATATCGTCCGTATCGGGCATTGGGGATTGACAATTGAGAAATTTTTCCCTTCTCACCCTCTCCCACTCTCCTACTCTCTCCTCTTGAGCCTGCACAGCTTGCTCAAACTCCAAAGCACTAAGTCGATCGGCCCCAGGATCGGGCCATCCCACTTTTGCTTCCAGGATGAGGACTGCTCCCGGTTGTATAGTAACTGTTAAGTAACCTGGGTTATAGAGGTCTTCGCGTCCGCCCAAACCCCGCCGCGTCTCTTCCGGATAGCTATAATTCCAGTACCAGACGCCCTCCGGTTGATAGTCTCCGTCGCTCCAGCGCAAATGCCAAGGCGTTCCCACCCAATCGAGCTTACTCGCTTGCAGAGTGACTTGCTGCTGAATCACTAACTGAGAAAAATATAATCCCGGTTCGCCTAATTGCTGGTGGTGAAAGTCCCGATCGCCAATTAGCGGTCGCAACCTCAAAATGGCTGCCCATGAGCCTTCATAACGATACTGTATCAAAGTGCGGTTGCAAAACTGAGGATTGGATGTTTTCCCACTCTCCCCTGAAGATAACAATCCATAAGGCATCACTAACTGACGGGTCAGCTGCCAGTTCTTCCCACTCCATATCCATGTGGGTACGGGGTCGATCGCAAAAGAACGCAGGTGCTGGTATCCCAAAGGCGCGATCGTACCATCTCCCCAAAAATTCGTTCCCAGCTGCCAAACTTGCCCTCCTACTTCCACTGTCGCCTCTATGTGAGACAGCAATAAGGTGCGCCGACTGGGTGGATCGAGAGATGCTATTAACCAACCGTGATAAGTGCGGGTACGGGCATCGCTAACCGTACCGCTGGCAAAACTGCCTAAACCATTTGTCAGCAGCCATTCTCGCGTATCCAAATTGTCCATTGCTACTCAAAATCGTTATGAGTATGATATAGTTGTAACAGTTCGTAAAAGTGACTTCTAGAGCGGCCTTAAATATTGCCAGCCTTTGAAGTCGCGACCTAAGCGATCGGTCGTTGCGCCTGTCGGTAAGCCTCTAACTACCTTACCTGCTATTGTGTACGACTCAAAGCATAACTATCTAGTAGTAAGGAGAATCCGTTCATGCCCTTAACTTACGCAGCCGAAGGATGCCTTCGGGTTGGTCAGCCTGCTCCCGATTTTACTGCAACGGCTGTGGTCGATCAGGAATTCAAGACGATTAAACTGTCTGACTATCGCGGTAAGTACGTAGTTTTATTCTTCTATCCGCTCGACTTTACCTTTGTTTGCCCAACTGAGATCACAGCCTTTAGCGATCGCTACGAAGAATTCAAGTCAATCAACACCGAAATCCTTGGCGTTTCTGTGGACAGCGAATTTTCCCACTTAGCTTGGATTCAAACCGATCGTAAGTCCGGTGGTGTTGGCGACCTGAACTATCCCTTGGTTTCCGATATCAAAAAAGAAATTAGCGCTGCTTACAACGTTCTCGATCCGGAAGCTGGAGTAGCTTTGCGCGGTTTGTTTATCATCGACAAAGAAGGCGTTATTCAGCACGCCACCATCAACAACTTGTCGTTTGGTCGCAGCGTTGAAGAAACCCTGAGAACCTTAAAGGCTATTCAATACGTCCAATCTCACCCAGATGAAGTCTGTCCCGCTGGTTGGCAACCGGGTGACAAGACAATGACTCCCGACCCAGTTAAATCCAAGGTCTATTTTGCCGCCGCTGTTTAAATTTAGGCAAAGGACTTTTTTGTAGATTGTAAACCCCAACAGGATGGCAATAACTTCAAAGCTAGTAATGTTGGGGTTGAAATTTGTGTAAAATTGTTTACAATCGCTGAATTTCTGGTTGAATTATGCTAACTTCCACAGACTTTAGCGGCTTGTTAAACGAGCGCTTCTTCCGCAATTTCTTACCTATACCTGCCAGTAATGGGATAAATTTGGGAGAAACAACCCCAGGATTCGATTTGCCCGATATCACCCACAAACGTCCTGTCAGTTTATCTGATTATAAAAGAAAGCAACCTGTTGTAATTGCTTTTACGCGAATATTTACGGAAAAACAATACTGCCCTCTGTGCTATCCCCACATTAAAGCACTCAACGAAAACTACGAGCAGTTTACCAGCAGAGGTGCTGAAGTTTTGATGATTACAAGTACAGACAGAGAGCAGAGCGAAATAGTTGTGCAAGACTTGGGTTTGAAAATGCCTTTGCTCAGCGACTCTAGTTGCTCTGTTTTTCGCGCCTATCAAGTTGGTCAAGCGCTAGGTGCGCCTCTACCAGCGCAGTTTATTATAGATAAGCAAGGAAAACTTATCTATAAGCATCTGTTTTCTTTCCTTTCCCCCAACGCCTCTGTTGAAAAGTTGCTCAAGATATGGGATTAATTGTTAACAGCAGTTGTTAGGCATCAAGCACCTGGATCTCGAAGTCTGTAGCTGATATTATCGGATTTTCAGTTAGCCAAGCAAACGGATTTACGTTAATATCTCCTGTCCGCAAGCCTTCTAAATTCCCATTTTCGTTATAAAATAAATTGCCTGTGGCAATGCTATAAACAATTAGTCCGCTGCTTGTGGCTGCTTCTACATCGCTACCGACTACCGCAAACTCTTCTGGGTTGCTAAAACCAATACCGGGAATGCTGGTAAGATTCAAAAACATACTCTTGTCCAGAACAATTTTGTCTTCCCCAGGGGTGAAGTCAGTGATGGTATCGATGCCAAGCTCAACCACAATAGAAGGAGCGCCTGTGGCATATAAAAATCGATCGTAACCGGAACCGCCTGTTAAGATATCATTGCCTGCTTGACCGTAAATAAGATCGTCGTCTGCATCCCCAGAGAGTATATCGTCTCCATCGCCTCCATCTAAATAGTCAAAACCATTCCCACCATAAATACTGTCGTTACCAGCTTCGCCAAATAGGTAGTTGTTACCATATCCTCCGTCTATAAAGTCATCATTGTTGCCACCGAAGATAATATCGTCGCCGTTTTCACCATAAAGATAGTCGTTGCTGTCTCCTCCCTCTAGCCAGTCATTACCATTACCTCCATAAACCGTATCGCTGTCAGTTTCCCCATAAATATTGTCGTCGCCATCTTGTCCGTAGAGAAGGTCGTTGCCGCTTCCACCAAAAATACTGTCGTTGCTATCCCCACCGTAAACGATGTCATCATCCAAATTCAGTAGATCGAGCAAATTCTCTATCAGAAAAGCGATCGAGTTTTTATTCCCTGTTTCCGAGTAATCAGTCATGCGATTTCCTCTGGCTCAAATTCCTCTGTAAAATTACGTAGACAATTCTTTTCAATTAAATCCTAATGAAGATTTTATAAAGTTATGGTAAACTTCTTATAAAGAATTCATGAAGTAAGGAAAAAATTTATTTTATTAAGGCAACCAGCCATTTATTTTACGGAAATTTACGTAGAAATACAGCTGATTTTACGGAAATATGATAAAGTTTTAACGAAAAGCTTAATAATTCCTGACATAGGCGAAAATTTCCGCCCCGGTGTGCTTGATACTGAGAAGAGCGGAGGCAGAAAGTAAACGAAGCTCTACTTTGGGAAGTTCCCAGAGGAGATCGCTTTCTATAAAACTGTAGAGACGTTGCAGGCAACGTCTCTACAACACTAATAGTATGAGTGGCTAATTACTGCCTATCCTACCTACATAGGTGTGGTAGAAAATGGGTTGTAAGTGACAAGCCCAGCACCAGCCCCAGCAATGTGGTTAACTCCTGTGCCGCCCACAATCGGCCCGGTGTTAGAATCCCACCAGTTATTGGTAGCATCGAGCGTGCCGCTACCGCCGTGGTAGAGAGCAGCATTCGCGTTGCCGATTAAATTGTTGTCATTGATAGCCACAGTAGCGGGGACACTTGTTCCATTTGCGATCGCCACACCGTTGAAAGAGTTAGTAATCGTGTTGCTGAGTACATCCACCGTTCCCAGATTTAGGCCGGGAACAAGGCCAGAACTCCGCAAGCGGATACCACCCCGGTCAGCAGCGCTGCTGGTGTTGGCATTGGTGATATCGTTGTTGTCGATCGTGGCGTTACCACCCGCCAACTGAATACCCTGCTGAGCAATATTGCTAATCGTGTTATGGTTAATTATCCCCATACCAGTAATCGCATCGGCAGCTACACCCGGGCCGGTAAGGTTAGCGATCTGATTGTCGGTAATTGTCACCGTGTCAAACCTGAATGCCTGAACGCCACTGGTAACGCTGCCGGGAGCAGTAGTAACATCGCGAATTAAGTTGTCGATGACGCTTGCTGATGAACCAGCTGCACCGTTGGCATCAAGATAGACAATGCTGGTATTAGTTCCCCCAGGCCCAAAAAATTCATTTTGACGAACAACGATATTGCTACCAGCACTTTGCAGTCGTATCGCGTTTTCACTATTCGTCTGAATCCGCAACCCTTCAATAGTAACGTTACTGAGGCCACCAGCAAGCGTGAAAACAGCTTGGGAAGCAGGCCCACTAACAACAGATGGGGCATTTAGGGAACCGGAGGTGGGACTGATACCTGCGTTTGCTCCGCGTATGGTTAATGGCTTGTCGATCGTTACAGTGCCCGGTTCCGTGTAAGTACCTGATTGTGCGACTAAGATGTCGTTAGCAGCAGACCCAGCAACAGCAGTAGTAAAGTTATTGAAACTACCCAGTAACGTTCCACTAGAGTTATAACGAAGGATGGAGCCAGCCCCGTTGGGAACGATCAATGGATTACTCTCTGCAATCCTGACTGTGCTTGAGTCTGCCGAACCGACCTGATAAGCGATATCTTCAGCTACAGTTACAACTACCGATTCTGTCGCTTCGTTAATGCTATCGGTCAAGGGGGTAATGGTGACAGGAGCAGAGACTGCACTACCAGCAGCGATCGTCACAGTTCCAGTTAACGGTGTATAGTCAGAGCCAGCAGTAGCTGTACCTGTGGTCGTATAGCGGATAGTGAGGGGTTGGGTGATATCGCCACCAGTGCGTGCGAACTGGAATGCACCGTTTCCATCTGGATGACCGGGTTCCCCAGCGACGGGATCGAGAGCGGCAACAAAAACGACTGGTTTGATTAGCGGTACATCATTATCCAAAATAGTCAGGGTAGCAGTATTCTGGGTTCCGATTGTGGCACCGCCAGTGGGGTTGGACAAGCTTAAATTGACTGTCTCGTCCGGTTCCACAAGAGTGTCGTCAACAATGGGGATGGTGACAATCTTGGATGCGGTGTCCCCATTTGCCCAATTGACTACGATCGGGTTATTGGCATAATCAGCCGGAGCAACAGCAGTGCCGTCAGCGAGGTTAACTGTAGCTGAGACTGCTCCCGCACTACCTCCAGTGCGATTGAGCGTCACAGCTAATACAGGCGTGCCATCTTCGCCAACGACGTATTGCGGGTTACTGAATTGAATTGTGCCGGGAGTGTCATTGTCTATCACAGTCAAGGTAGCCGTACCCTGCGTCCCAATTGTGGCACCACCAGTGGGGT carries:
- a CDS encoding beta strand repeat-containing protein, which codes for MATNPITGVLGRNFGYTNDTTGINAFKAEWLTAAQNQGIQIYGTSFNGIQTDYLTTTAQNNLNFSNGSTVSYGDEYGMGVANAYYGWWTATTKVRAEINYNPNTGQSETLTYKWAPNKTIQDAFIDLSLFVPKSAEGAGTEVGFLQAFKNGAPVSVTGVRMVNENTVSGTQTSIQNATNGVTFLADDGTNGDFKFKVFGAFDELRFSSKAYANPSATQPTYTDSTGTYISDSSDYLVQQIKYTGTEETIGSLQFSNPVFTVNENGTPVAAVTVTRTGGSFGAVSGTVNLSNGTATAPGDYTSTPIVVNFADGDTAPKTVLIPITDDTLIEPTETINLTLTNPTNGATIGTQNTATLNVVDNDTSLQFSQPVFSVNEDGTPVVTVTVTRTGDTTAAVGATVNLSNGTATAPGDYTNSPITVNFAAGDNTPKTITIPVVDDTLVEGNETINLTLTNPTGGATIGTQGTATLTVIDNDTPGTIQFSNPQYVVGEDGTPVLAVTLNRTGGSAGAVSATVNLADGTAVAPADYANNPIVVNWANGDTASKIVTIPIVDDTLVEPDETVNLSLSNPTGGATIGTQNTATLTILDNDVPLIKPVVFVAALDPVAGEPGHPDGNGAFQFARTGGDITQPLTIRYTTTGTATAGSDYTPLTGTVTIAAGSAVSAPVTITPLTDSINEATESVVVTVAEDIAYQVGSADSSTVRIAESNPLIVPNGAGSILRYNSSGTLLGSFNNFTTAVAGSAANDILVAQSGTYTEPGTVTIDKPLTIRGANAGISPTSGSLNAPSVVSGPASQAVFTLAGGLSNVTIEGLRIQTNSENAIRLQSAGSNIVVRQNEFFGPGGTNTSIVYLDANGAAGSSASVIDNLIRDVTTAPGSVTSGVQAFRFDTVTITDNQIANLTGPGVAADAITGMGIINHNTISNIAQQGIQLAGGNATIDNNDITNANTSSAADRGGIRLRSSGLVPGLNLGTVDVLSNTITNSFNGVAIANGTSVPATVAINDNNLIGNANAALYHGGSGTLDATNNWWDSNTGPIVGGTGVNHIAGAGAGLVTYNPFSTTPM